A single Camarhynchus parvulus chromosome 5, STF_HiC, whole genome shotgun sequence DNA region contains:
- the SWAP70 gene encoding switch-associated protein 70 yields the protein MVGLKEELLKSIWHAFTALDLDRSGKVSKSQLKVLSHNLCTVLNVPHDPVALEEHFRDDDEGPVSNQGYMPYLNKFILEKVQGNFDKVEFNRMCWTLCAKKNLSKSPLLISDEDAFKVWVIFNFLSEDKYPLIIVPEEIEYLLKKITEAMGAGWQQEQFDHYKIALNTSREGLSAWELIDLIGSGQFSKGMDRQTVSMAINEVFNELILDVLKQGYMLKKGHKRKNWMERWFVLKPNIISYYVSEDLKEKKGDIILDGNCCVEALPDKDGKKCLFLIKCLDKTFEISASDKKKKQEWIQAIQSTVSLLRAGSSPPHKEARQKRKELRQKLQAEQEELERQMRELQAANENKQKELETVRKQLEAAAARAAEEEKKRLQTQVELQDRFSLELEREKMVRQKMEEQVAQKSSELEQYLQRVRELEEMYKQLQEALEDEKQARQDEETVRKLQARLLEEETAKRAELEKWHLQQQQTIQMTEAEKQELENQRMMKEQALQVAMEQLKQLELERKEALEQYEEVKKKLETAANNTKSWKDKVAHHEGLIRLIEPGSKNPHLITNWGPAAFTEAELEERQRSWKGKKATSTSE from the exons ATGGTGGGGCtcaaggaggagctgctcaaGTCCATCTGGCACGCCTTCACCGCCCTCGACCTCGACCGCAGCGGGAAGGTCTCCAAGTCCCAGCTGAAG GTCCTTTCTCACAACTTGTGCACAGTGTTAAACGTTCCCCATGATCCAGTGGCCTTGGAAGAGCACTTTAGGGACGATGACGAAGGACCAGTTTCCAATCAGGGTTACATGCCTTATCTAAACAAATTCATCTTGGAAAAG GTTCAAGGGAACTTTGACAAAGTTGAATTCAACAGGATGTGCTGGACTCTCTGTGCTAAAAAGAACCTCTCTAAAAGTCCTTTGCTGATTAGCGATGAAGATGCATTTAAAGTGTGGGTTATTTTTAACTTCTTGTCAGAGGACAAATACCCTTTAATCATTGTACCTGAGGAG ATTGAAtatctgctgaaaaaaatcacGGAAGCCATGggagcaggctggcagcaggagcagtttgACCATTACAAGATTGCTCTCAACACCAGTCGAGAGGGACTCTCTGCGTGGGAGCTGATCGACCTCATCGGGAGTGGGCAGTTCAGTAAAGGAATGGACAGGCAGACAGTGTCCATGGCAATCAATGAGGTCTTTAATGAGCTCATTCTAGATGTACTCAAGCAG GGCTACATGCTGAAAAAAGGTCACAAACGGAAAAATTGGATGGAACGATGGTTTGTGCTAAAACCCAATATTATTTCCTACTATGTAAGTGaagatttaaaggaaaagaagggagacATCATACTGGATGGCAACTGTTGTGTAGAG GCCTTGCCTGacaaagatggaaagaaatgcctttttctcATCAAATGTCTTGATAAGACCTTTGAGATCAGTGCCTCTGATAAAAAGAAGAAGCAGGAATGGATTCAAG ccatCCAGAGCACGGTGAGCTTGCTGCGGGCGGGCAGCTCTCCTCCGCACAAGGAGGCGCGGCAGAAGCGCAAGGAGCTGCGCCAGAAGCTGCAGgcggagcaggaggagctggagcggCAGATGAGGGAGCTGCAGGCGGCCAACGAGAAcaagcagaaggagctggagaccGTGCGCAAG CaactggaagcagcagctgctcgtgctgctgaggaggagaagaaaaggcttcagACTCAAGTTGAGTTACAAGATCGCTTCAGTTtggagctggagagagaaaaaatg GTAAGACAAAAAATGGaagagcaggttgctcagaaatCATCTGAACTGGAACAGTATTTACAAAGAGTACGTGAACTGGAAGAAATGTACAAACAGCTCCAGGAGGCACTGGAGGATGAGAAACAGGCACGTCAGGATGAAGAGACTGTGAGGAAACTCCAGGCCAG GTTGCTGGAAGAGGAGACAGCAAAGAGAGCTGAACTGGAAAAATGGCATTTGCAGCAGCAACAGACCATTCAGATGACAGAAGCAGAGAAGCAAGAGCTGGAAAACCAGAGAATGATGAAGGAGCAGGCTCTTCAAGTGGCCATGGAGCAACTGAAACAACTTGAGTTGGAAAGGAAGGAGGCCCTTGAGCAGTATGAG GAGGTTAAGAAGAAGTTGGAAACAGCAGCTAACAACACCAAGAGTTGGAAAGATAAAGTAGCTCATCATGAGGGATTGATTCGACTAATAGAGCCAG GCTCCAAGAATCCTCACTTAATCACAAACTGGGGCCCAGCTGCCTTCACTGAAGCTGAACTGGAGGAGAGAcaaaggagctggaaagggaagaaagccACTTCCACTTCAGAGTGA